One Drosophila ananassae strain 14024-0371.13 chromosome XR, ASM1763931v2, whole genome shotgun sequence genomic window, tttcatacaAATAGCAAGTCTATAACTTTCTAAAAATTAGTCGCACTTCATAAAAACCATTGAACTTTTAACatcagaaataataaatatttaaaaataatatatattttttgcagCCAACAAGTTTGGAGCCTATGCCGCTGAGGCCGTTGAGGATGATCTGGTGGATGTGGACAGCGAGGAGGGTGCTGTGACTGGCGAGGATGCGGAGGCGGACGAGGATACTGATTCTGGTAGCAGCAGCTCCCCCAATGCCGACACATATCTACTGTTCACGAAGCCACTGTACACTCCCGGCCAGCAGCTGGATCTGCCCGGCGGCAAGCCCGTCGAGTTCCTCATCGGTTTCACCAACAAGGGCGCCGAGGAGTTTGTCATCGAGACCGTCGAGGCCTCGTTCCGCTATCCCATGGACTTCAACTACTTCATCCAGAACTTCTCCGCAGTGGCCTATAACCGTGAGGTCAAGCCCGGATTCGAATCGACTGTGTCGTACACTTTCCTGCCCTCCGATCAGTTTGCTGGACGTCCTTTTGGTCTCAACATTGCTCTGGCTTACCGTGATGCCAATGGCATTCAGTACAACGAGGCTGTCTTCAACGAGACCGTTCTGATTTCCGAGGTCGATGAGGGACTCGATGGCGAGACCTTCTTCCTGTACGTCCTGCTGGCGGGCATTGTCGTCCTTCTCCTGGTGATCGGCCAGCAGTATCTGCTGGGTAGCTCTGGCAAGCGCAAGCGCGCCGCCGCCAAGAAGGTCATCGAGACTGGAACCGCCAACGACAGCACCATCGACTATGACTGGGTGCCCCAGGAAACGCTCCGTGCTCTGCGTAAGAATGGAAAACGAAAGGCGGTTAGGGGTTGCGATTAAGGAGCTAAGGGTTCTTTTGTAGAGAGTGTTTTTGGAATTGTAGGAATAATCTAAGATGTATGATTAAGATGTTTAAGATTAGATTATGGAGACTAGTTTTTAGAgggatttttaatttaaattcttctTAAAAGGATCATAGGgtttatttaatgttttaagAACTATATGATCACTGTTCTTGTTGAATATCTTGCCTCTTTTTGAGGCCTCTGTTTGAGTATTATAGAAGTAATAGAAAAAAAGATAATGTTTAGACCTTAAAGTTGAAAGAAAGTAGTAGAAATTGTAGGGTTTTAGAATAGTTACTTTCTAAAAGATGTATAATTAATCAGGACTCTTGATTAAGAACTCAAAAATCATGAATTTTGAAGAATAACAGACTTTTTAGCTTCAAATTTCAAATAGCCAAAGAACAAAAGCTCTTTTCTCTACAATTCCCAAACAAACCGCTTAAATATTAGACCCAAAACTAATAACTTACCTTACCAATCCTGCAGAGAAATCTCCTCCAAAGTCGAAGACGCCCAAGACCTCGCCAAAGCCCGGCAAGCAGGCCAGTCCCAAGGCTGCCAGCCAACAGAGCCCCAAGCAGCGCAAGGTCAAGCGATCGGCTGGCGATGATTAGGATGGATCCACCTGGAGGTCATCTCAAGACTGCACATCCCAGCAAGCTAATACAACAATACAATACCAACACCACCAacaacaggagcagcagcagaagaagcagtagcagtagccaatgaagatgaaaaaaaaaaacaaaacccaaCACAGAAAATCCATTTATTTTCATCCTGTAGGGAGAGCAAGCATACAGTTTCGTAATTAATTAGTTTGTATATCATGTTCGATTCATTTCCTAGAAGTActaatcataatttttttttttcgtctaTTGCGAGATTGTTAGTctttaactaaaaaaaaaatactgttTCCGCAATTTTTGTTTAgagctctacaaaaaaaaaaaaagaaaagaaaattttatttcgaaaaaaaaaacataccaTCCAATGCACATActccaaaacaaaacaaaaaaactataaaaaaataacataaaaaatattgtaatcTATAGAAATttgatgtaaaaaaaatagtctTCGTTTGTTGAAGACTCGAAAACACTAATTATGAAGAACAAGTGGCGAGAAATCGCTCTCAGAAGAACCGGGGAAATAAtgcaaaaataatgaaattatcaAATGGATAAGCGAGATTTATTAATTGAAATGTAAGACAAAAGAGAACCACCCTTTCATGTGtactataaaaattaattagtcCTATTattacaaatcaatttattttccattattgttgttttatttttgagttttatttttcattcccATTTGATTCTGATTTTGATCGTCATTCGTCTTTTTCTGtgagaaatgaaatgaaatgaaaggaTGTTGGAAAAAAAgtgtgttctttttttttttttagctagaAAAGTCGCAGGAAGTCGACCGATGAATAAGGAGAAATTTTcatacgaaaaaaaaaataaaaagatgtaaaaaaaagtatattatggtgttttatttatttttaagcggGGGGGTTCTTcaaacttattttttatctcAAAATTTTTAGAGATTtattattcaaatatttttttaaagaatataaagaatataagtctaaacttttaaatagaaaatgtttaataaaattaaagaatagTGATAGATTTTTCTTGAAATTCTTTTAGCTGTTTTTATGAAGGTtttaaataagttttttttttaatttttcaaaataagtcaaatatatatttatattttaagttttaattgAGCTTCTTAGtaatttttataaagtttaaagaaaatatttattttcaaactTATTTTTGGCACAAGTGGCGCCATCTATATATGAACTAATAATTAAAAGCCAAGTTCCAAACCCAAATTTTGCACAGGATGCAACTTTCTTTTTTGAGCTTTCTCCGCTGTTAACTGTTAACAGTCCTGATAAGGACGTAACAACTTGTTGTCCTGTCGCAGCGCGGATTCAAAATCATTCGTCAACAGACTCTCGTGCGGTTCGGTTCTTAAGCCTTCAGCCTCCAAGGATCTCGGTATTCGACAGTTCACAGTTGTCACAGTTTCAAAGTTCACAGTTTCAAGTCGCAGGTTCAAAAGCGGTTCGTTTTCGAAAGTTTTTCGAAAGTTATTCGAAATAAACCAGGTGCTTACGCAActgcaactctttttttttggtttttgtgctAAGAAAGCAATTAGAAATTGAATATTCCAGAGAAAGGAGCAAAAgatgttttggccaaaataaagccaaaaaaatttgaaaacttatttctaaaaataaaagtgaaagTGTGTGTATTTcgatcttatttattttttttttttcggaggCTATtgaagcaaacaaaaaataaataaataagagaaGAAGGAAGCCCCAGAGTTGGAGGATTAAGCGCCAAATAAATAGGCAGagaaaaaacaaaccaaagTCAAAGGTGAGTCGAGTGCTTGACAAATGTAAATAAGACGGAAGGAATtcctttgaaaaaaaaaagcaggtTATCCTGAAGACTTGTGTGTATCCTGCATGTGTGTTTGGGGATTGGCATTGTGGTTGTTAGTTGGTAGAAATATATCTCTGATTTATCTGTGATTTAATAAATTAGgagtaaaaataattttattttattagtttgaaatagtatttctttaaatattcttGTTGCAAATATTGTCTTAAAAATGGGCCAAAAAAattactaaatattaaaagaaccttgttttattttgcttcGAAGCCAACTTATTTGAAATTCATGAAAAACAATCTTTGGCCAATTATAACTTATTATAGATGTTAAATCTTGAAAGAAATGTTTCGAAATATCCCACATGTTTGcttttttgaccaaaaaaaggaaaaattcttgtatgtgtgtttgtgtctGTCAACAAAATCGGAATTTTGGAGTCAACTTTTCAGAGGAGGAAAGAAAATGAAGTGAATTAATTACCTCTTCGGGCTTGAATTCGTAATTAATTCGTTCTTGTTCGTCATGTTGAGCTCCTTCTGCTTATTCAACTTATAAATCATGTTGGATGAGAGCTAAGGAATTAGAGGCCCAAAAGTCCTCTCAAAAAACCCacaacccccaaaaaaaaccaaaatcaaaGGAAAAAGGTGAGTTGTACGAAAAATGACATTTTAAAGTGTCTTTTTGTTCAGCTTTAAACTTGTAGGTTtatttttgaatgaaaaatatttcaacaaaatatgaaaaaatgtttcataaaaaggtaaaaaaaaggagaactTTTTACATAAAAGTTTCCAGCTTTATGAAATGAATTttgttggaaaaaaaaagagtttaaaaaaaagtttaaaaagttGAGGGAATAAAAGGCTGTAAAATGGCTCTTcgaaagaaaattttaaataaaaaattaagaaaaaaatccTTTTAAAAAGCTTATGAGTTATTTTTGAACAGAAAATTCCGCTAAACACTTTTCAGCCAAgataattcttaaaaaaaagagccTAAGCTATAGACAGGGGACTGTCATTGGTGtttattttggttttagcttctgtttggttttttgtgtgtgtttttggaGGCTGAGAGGCTGGCCAAATAATTTTCAAGCAATTTTACTTAATTGCCTTTTGCAGATAATAAATCATTTTCTTTGCAATTTGCGCCGACATCAAAAACCCGCACTTAAGTGGAGGAGGTCTCTCCACAGAATCCGCACCTTGCCTAGGCTCTTGCCACCATCACCATCCTTTTGGAAGGTGGCCTGGTGGCCTTCATCCCCTATATCCTTGGCACCCCTTTTTCTTTTCACTTCCATCCCCCACTGTCATACACCCATTGGTGCTCAATCAGACCTTAAGATGGCCTTAGTTGGTTGCTCCTTTTTTGTGTGACGTTATCTGCTTTTTGCTAATTAACTTGGCTTGTTGCTTGTTGCTGCAAATACAAAGACAAAGACAGATCCCAgccaggggcaggggcaggggcattAGCAGAAAGGGGGTTAACTACAAGTATTTCATAATAATAAGTAGCTacttttatttacattattttacaataaaataataaaattattaactcAAAGGGGAGTGGAATCTttaggcttttaaataaagattGAAATATAAGTTGAAAGTATGggtttaagatttaatttattaaataaagaagctttaaagatgtttattttttatgtttaattatcaaaaataatatatatatttattttaagatgAAGCTTAGTAGATTTCTGAGTCTTATTAagtcaaaaaaacaaacttctTTTAAaagatctattttttttttgcgtttttttaaagaaataaaatatatattaatttatttagacCGTAGTTAAACTATTATTAATCTATTTCTGAGTAcaataatataattttcttcaaaaaaatcactttttcactttaaaaaattttaaaaaatatatatatattaattaattaagacCGTAGTTGAACCCCAAGCCCCAACGTCGCTGTCTTTTTTTGTGCCACACGTTCTTATTGGAGAGAAGGGAAAATAACAAGTGGGAGACACATAGAAAAAGTTGAATAAGCAACGTTTTGAATTTCTTTGGAATTCGAAAATCTCATTAAAATGTTCGCCAAAGTCTCGAAGATGAAGAAAAGTCTGTGTGGGGGTTGGGGTGTGGGGGAGAGGGGAAATCGAGAAGGAAAAACCCTTTTCGACAATACCTTGAAAGGTGTGGCCCCCAAAAATGGGCGTGgcttatacacacacacacttacataTAAAGACAACTGTAgttgtaatatatattattatttttttttcttattgtttTGCAATTTATTCACTTGATATTCTGTTGAGtattctgttttatttttgggcggaaaatggaaaatgaagCTTAAGAACTCGCTGGTCCAATGGGGCGTATGTGAAATTTTTTGGTGTgtgactttttttattttttcttagaCTCAGGTCTGAGACTGTGATTCTGATTTCTGCCTCTGCTATCtgtatttatttgaaattttttgtttacgtTTGCGGTTTTTCATTGCGGGTTtcctttatatatttttctgtaTTATgccaaatattttccataattTGCATAATGACATGTAGGCTTTcgtgaaggaaaaataaaatccaaaatgaGTCAAGCGTATAAGATCTATTTGGAGCGCTGTAATTCAGAGGAAATTAGATTGCTTTTTCCTTTAAAAACGAAAAGAACAAAATTATGAAGGTCAGAAGagccgaaaaaaaatcaagaaataaataatcagAAAAAAATGCACCAAAAAGCTAGGAAATGATTGAAGAAgattaacaaaaaaacagccaaaaaaaggaggaaaagTATGGCCTAAAAAGGAAATTGGAAAATCAGAAgtaaagaggaaaaaaaattggaaaaaaggaaaagtctAAGAAACTGATTAAAAAAGAAGCGAAACCTAGAAACATAAATGGAAAAGGGTTTTGATGTCCttcttttgaaataaatttttgtggaactccagcttttagtaaaaaattgaTATATGAAATTATAATTGTATTTGCACACGGGGACTCAAAAGATTCCACAAAATACTCACATACAAAAGCCCCTCCACCACCACACTCCTTTTAAATCGAAGCCCCAAAAAATCCCCTTAACTCACCTATGACCCCTGGGCTTGGAAATCCTGAAGCTTTCGGAGAACATGTGCGATGACAACATTTTCCACACCCGAAACAAGAATGAAAAATGATAATTAAATAACAACTAGCAGGAAGGAATGTGGGTGAAAAATGTGGTGGGAGTTGAGGGTTAAGGGCTAAGCTAGTAATTCATTTGCCTGACCAACTAAAACTTTCTCCAACCGACTATACActttaagaaattttaaaaaatattatagcaTACCTTTTAGTGGCTTAATGAATGTAATGTtgttgaaacaaaaatattgtatACTTTTGGGCTTAGGAAAAATGTTTAAAGAAAAACCATGGAATTTTGAAATAATGAATAAGTTTTGGagtccttttttttaacagtTCTTGAAGTAAAAGTGGAGTTAGGCAACGTAAAGTTAAGCAGAGACGACAACTTTTTTGTGCATGAtaacaacacaacaacaacaacagaaacagaaacacaaCACTAATGGCCATGTATGGCAGGACTCCCTACACGTGTCCTTATGCTGGTTTACTGTGCCTGTGTTAGATGCTTTCTTCCCCAAAAcaagtgagtgtgtgtgtctctGACAGGCGGCTGTCATTTGTAATGCGCTACGCaacaagaaaaaagaaaaaaaaaaacagagcgAGAGTATAAGGAAAATGAAGGGGAAACTATTCCTCAACATTCAGATTCTTCGTCagcataaatataaaaaaaaataagaaaaaaagaagaaagaaagaaGAGTTTCTTAATGATAGAAACAAATTAAagaagttgaaaaaaaaatacttttttaacaGCAATTAAGCAAAATACGTAACTTTTCAGGCAATGAAAAACTTTTGACATTTTTAACAAATTGCTAAAGTGATGGGACACAAAACTTAATTAATTCGTTTTCTGATGAAACTATGTGTTGGCTTTTCAAATGAGTTTTGCttttaaaagcaaaaaaatatattttattgcatacttttagtcTGAATTTAAAGAGATTTGAAATCGACAAACCTATTATTTCGAGGTTTACCGTAATTCATCCCACTTAAGGGACATTTTGAAGCAAACACTTGAAGAACTTGAAGGCTCTTTAACCCTCTCAAACTATGAGCAagctatatactatatatatataggatatatacCCTGTTGAATTCCATAACAAAACAGCAAAAATATCATGTCTCGAAACAATAACTCACACacttgcacacacacactgggaaAACGGGTAAACAATGGCATTGCCTCAACAATTTCAAAGCTGAAAAGGGAAAAAGGACTCGTCGGGAAGGACTACATCAGAGGGCGGGCGACAAATATAAGAGGGCGTGGCAGTGACGAGGTATGCAGGGTTTTAAGAATTGTTGTTTGTCGGTTGCTCGCGCTTTcacttttttgtatttttatttttttttttagctgaGTGAGAAcaatattcataaatttttgaaataaatgttTACAGACACTTTGCACGATTTcactttctctttttttttttagtatcatttttttatatgagagtgtatataatttttttttttttaaggtagAAGATGAGGTCTCCACCTGAATGGCGAGGGGAAAAATTGTTGCATGTGTGTTTGTCTAGCTCATCTGCATTTGTGAGTGGATGGCCAGGATAGTCAGGATTCTGTTTACTTATTCATGCCACTTCATTTGCGTTGAATGCGATACCCGCCATGTGCAACAGTTATCCTTCGCATCAAATCGCAAATGGGCCAACTCTCAAGCGACAGTTCCAACAAATTGACACAAATTATGTGATTACTTTCGGTCAGCGATAAGTGGGAATTAATTAGGATACTTTACATGAAGCTAGTAAGCGTTTTATGAAGGTTTTTTTATAGGTAGAAGCTTCAAAGTAtgcaataaaaattttatttaagaaaatatgaaaaaaataacaaacttttcttttaaagcaaTTAAATAGCTAATATTAAACAGATCCTTTACAATAATCCTGGGATATGCCTAATATTATGCAATATATTTTCTACATCCTCCACTTTAATACCTAGCTTTTCTAAATTTTATATCCTTAAGACAACAAATCAAAAGAGATAGTAAGTAAGTGAGCACAAAGCTCAAAGGGAATTTCTGAATGAATTCTGTGCATTTTTCATAAGCACTGCACAAGCATCACATCAATTAAACACTTTTCACTAGCTTTTTCTCttcattttctcaaaaaaaaaaaaaataaataaataaaaataaaaatagagagAAGTAACAGGGTGAgggtaataaaatatttacaaaaaatagaaGTACCGGACAGGCAAGTGAGTTTTCCCCTGTTCGTTTAAACGATGGAAAACACTTCGtcctattttctttttttttttttttttgtagggaAAGAGAAGGGAAATGGTGTGTAAAAGAGATGCCTAGAGGGGACAAGGGAGAGGAGAAAATGGGTGGTAGTATCATACTTCAAGTGGACTGAGTGCAACCGTTGAGCATGGCTccttgaaacatttttttttttagctgatTCGTTTATGCTATTTACCCGACTTCCACTGCCAAGTGCACAATTTTGTTCCACTTCTGATACCCTGTAGCATAGAGAATAAAGGGAAGTTTATCTGGGGAGAATCTGACAAATGgtcttgaaaatattaaattttggcAAGTAAATAGGCTAGAAATTATGAGAATTGTTAAGCCCtattgattttttgttgattttatttaatagaagcttaaaagtaaagaaaataaatgtttaaagtCTACTTCTAGGCTGAAAATGAGGAGATTTGAAACATAAAAGACATTTTCTTTgcttttctttaaatatttgatttaataGGTATCTTTTTTGTTATACTTCCTTGAA contains:
- the LOC6504465 gene encoding translocon-associated protein subunit alpha — translated: MRHLMFLMLMVLPIVITTFSAPNKFGAYAAEAVEDDLVDVDSEEGAVTGEDAEADEDTDSGSSSSPNADTYLLFTKPLYTPGQQLDLPGGKPVEFLIGFTNKGAEEFVIETVEASFRYPMDFNYFIQNFSAVAYNREVKPGFESTVSYTFLPSDQFAGRPFGLNIALAYRDANGIQYNEAVFNETVLISEVDEGLDGETFFLYVLLAGIVVLLLVIGQQYLLGSSGKRKRAAAKKVIETGTANDSTIDYDWVPQETLRALQKSPPKSKTPKTSPKPGKQASPKAASQQSPKQRKVKRSAGDD